The following are encoded in a window of Desulfuromonas sp. genomic DNA:
- a CDS encoding AAA family ATPase, translating into MILRSLELNHFGKFGQRTFEFRKGMNLVAGPNEAGKSTLMEAIPAALFGVRDKSRFLPWGRHGGTGVALVLEGNGRTVRIERDIQSDHVQLTERDDLYQTLYHFEGKVAPGGRSSERAEYLSQLCRLLGIAEDEVFRASLFFGQGSLEPGRRGGIPGKIKSLLSGFVEVDYDKVLASLQEDHFAITRHNPWGKDKTKDREIEKVRERLGGLEKEWFAGDETARELEGQRASIEELRASIEADREEYAKGERYLAWVRKQWQLEEKEEILRRDFNRVNRQTEKVSELKRQRQELEGALGKTGLPRQIPGDLPVLLAEAEEVRKELISLQGEAASLREKLLAHRGPPWGPPTGLSFLFLVIGGGLAWIRPGWLVSALACAGIAILLVLVAYLLQAGRKRAERGRIQGQVLVLERKREEAQARLAGLDERFELLGMSPSAVEIVKMQKNLDRSRDLSRQLSEVESALKVLEEGEELSRDREDLTRELAVLDERLEQDKPLRSAEVMPLEDLPGAEEKLRALGDSIREREERLVEISQQEGRLQGRVTDRKRIEEEGGRLREREALLAKRQRALALGYDLLSEAVEDFRKNYLDKFAQDVGRQLKGATLGRYDKIKVGDDFSLALKTKSGDWQPVDRFSCGTVDAVYFAVRIALTRHLSRDRALPLFLDDTLVNMDSSRLGETFKVLERLGREHQILFFSHEERLLKYAAQRRWNVISLEPSTAPRIPVQERSEDVGQLHLL; encoded by the coding sequence ATGATCCTTCGCAGCCTGGAACTGAATCACTTCGGGAAATTCGGACAGCGCACCTTCGAATTTCGGAAGGGCATGAACCTGGTCGCCGGACCCAACGAGGCCGGAAAATCGACCTTGATGGAGGCCATTCCCGCGGCCCTGTTCGGCGTTCGCGACAAGAGCCGGTTCCTTCCCTGGGGGCGTCATGGCGGGACCGGGGTCGCCCTGGTCCTGGAAGGCAACGGCCGCACTGTGCGGATCGAACGGGACATCCAAAGCGACCATGTTCAGTTGACCGAGCGGGACGATCTTTACCAGACCCTTTATCATTTCGAGGGGAAGGTCGCTCCGGGGGGGCGTTCCTCCGAGCGTGCCGAATACCTCTCCCAGCTCTGTCGCCTGCTTGGCATCGCCGAGGACGAAGTGTTCCGGGCGTCGCTTTTTTTCGGGCAGGGCAGCCTGGAGCCGGGAAGACGGGGGGGGATTCCCGGGAAAATCAAATCGCTCTTATCCGGTTTTGTCGAAGTAGATTACGATAAGGTCCTCGCTTCCCTGCAGGAGGACCACTTCGCCATCACTCGTCACAACCCTTGGGGAAAGGACAAGACCAAGGACCGGGAGATCGAAAAGGTTCGAGAGCGTCTCGGGGGGCTGGAGAAAGAGTGGTTCGCAGGGGATGAGACCGCCCGGGAACTCGAAGGGCAGCGCGCCAGCATCGAGGAATTGCGCGCGTCTATCGAGGCCGACCGGGAGGAATACGCCAAGGGCGAGCGGTATCTCGCCTGGGTGCGCAAGCAGTGGCAGCTGGAGGAGAAGGAGGAGATTCTCCGCAGGGACTTCAACCGGGTCAACAGGCAGACTGAAAAGGTCTCCGAGCTCAAGCGGCAGCGCCAGGAACTGGAGGGTGCCCTGGGTAAGACCGGGCTGCCCCGGCAGATACCCGGTGACCTGCCGGTCCTGCTCGCGGAGGCGGAGGAGGTCCGCAAGGAACTGATCAGCCTGCAGGGGGAGGCCGCTTCCCTGAGGGAAAAGCTGCTTGCCCATCGGGGCCCGCCGTGGGGACCACCGACGGGGCTTTCGTTTTTGTTCCTCGTCATTGGCGGAGGGTTGGCCTGGATCCGTCCGGGTTGGCTGGTCTCGGCTCTGGCCTGCGCGGGAATCGCGATTCTCCTGGTCCTTGTCGCCTATCTGCTGCAGGCGGGACGCAAGCGGGCTGAGCGGGGCCGCATCCAGGGGCAGGTGCTAGTCCTCGAGCGCAAACGCGAGGAGGCCCAGGCCAGGCTGGCCGGTCTCGACGAGCGCTTCGAGCTGCTCGGCATGTCCCCATCGGCCGTCGAAATCGTCAAGATGCAGAAGAACCTCGATCGCAGCCGCGACCTCTCCAGGCAGCTCAGCGAGGTGGAAAGCGCGCTGAAGGTTCTGGAGGAGGGAGAGGAACTGAGCCGGGATCGGGAGGACCTTACTCGGGAGTTGGCGGTTCTTGACGAGCGCCTGGAACAGGACAAGCCGTTGCGCAGCGCAGAGGTCATGCCCCTCGAAGATCTGCCCGGGGCCGAAGAGAAACTTCGGGCCCTGGGCGATAGCATCAGGGAGCGCGAAGAGCGGTTGGTCGAAATTTCTCAGCAGGAAGGCCGTCTTCAGGGGCGGGTGACGGATCGCAAGAGGATCGAGGAAGAGGGAGGCAGGCTCCGGGAAAGGGAGGCTCTTCTGGCCAAGCGGCAAAGGGCTCTCGCCCTTGGGTACGATCTGCTGTCCGAGGCGGTGGAGGATTTTCGAAAAAATTACCTGGACAAATTCGCTCAAGATGTGGGGCGGCAACTCAAGGGAGCGACCCTCGGCCGCTACGACAAGATCAAGGTCGGCGATGACTTCTCTCTGGCGCTCAAAACCAAGAGCGGCGACTGGCAGCCGGTCGATCGCTTCAGTTGCGGCACGGTCGACGCCGTGTACTTCGCGGTGCGCATTGCCCTGACCCGGCACCTTTCCCGCGACCGTGCCCTGCCTCTATTCCTTGACGATACCCTGGTGAACATGGACAGCTCCAGGCTCGGCGAGACTTTCAAGGTCCTGGAGAGACTCGGCCGCGAACACCAGATCCTTTTCTTCTCCCACGAGGAGAGGCTCCTCAAGTACGCAGCTCAAAGGCGCTGGAACGTGATATCCTTGGAACCATCGACGGCACCGCGCATTCCGGTTCAGGAAAGGAGTGAGGACGTTGGACAACTGCATCTTCTGTAA
- a CDS encoding DNA repair exonuclease, producing the protein MIRLLHTADLHLDAAFPSLGDREEARRDDFLVTFDRLVDLALEREVDLFLVAGDLFDSWQPSLPAVERVQAGLQSLVEEGVVPVLLPGTHDCVTTEESVYRKTAFPGAVLLDGPRVDEPAVLSVRGQDVLLYGFAFRAHASEGALGTMVRRDREALHIGLLHGSRQGSPEWDYRQKDLPFTMEELRGWELDYLALGHYHNFEILEEDGRVLGCYPGSPEAKRFGEEGQRWCAIVSLDGTGASVERVEVGRRRLEKGTIDLGACGGQEGVVGAIDDLASPDLLLRLSLTGIVETPIETERLLERCRDGFFHLEIRDRTRMFDSRFVQQIEEEETVRGVFVRKVREFMEQIPSNEREEVEAAFREVLVRFQSFGGRQA; encoded by the coding sequence GTGATTCGCCTTTTGCATACCGCCGATCTGCATCTTGACGCGGCTTTTCCTTCCCTTGGGGATCGGGAAGAGGCCCGTCGGGACGATTTTCTCGTCACCTTTGACCGACTCGTCGACCTGGCCCTGGAGAGGGAGGTCGATCTGTTCCTTGTGGCCGGTGACCTGTTCGACTCGTGGCAACCTTCGCTCCCTGCCGTTGAAAGGGTTCAGGCCGGGCTCCAGAGTCTCGTCGAAGAGGGGGTCGTCCCGGTCCTGCTTCCCGGCACCCACGACTGCGTCACCACCGAGGAGTCCGTCTACCGGAAGACCGCTTTTCCCGGCGCGGTTCTTCTCGACGGGCCCCGGGTGGATGAACCAGCCGTCCTTTCGGTCCGGGGACAGGACGTGCTCCTTTACGGCTTCGCTTTTCGGGCCCATGCCTCCGAGGGAGCCCTGGGCACCATGGTCCGGCGCGACCGGGAAGCCCTTCACATCGGCCTGTTGCACGGCTCTCGGCAGGGTAGTCCGGAATGGGACTACCGGCAAAAGGACCTTCCCTTCACCATGGAGGAACTCCGGGGGTGGGAGCTGGACTACCTGGCGCTGGGGCACTATCACAACTTCGAAATTCTCGAAGAGGATGGCCGGGTTCTCGGCTGCTACCCCGGTTCCCCGGAAGCAAAACGGTTCGGTGAGGAAGGACAGCGCTGGTGCGCCATTGTCTCCCTCGATGGGACAGGGGCCTCGGTCGAGAGGGTGGAGGTCGGCCGGCGCCGCCTGGAGAAGGGCACCATTGACCTGGGTGCATGCGGCGGCCAGGAGGGGGTCGTCGGTGCGATCGACGACCTGGCCTCCCCCGACCTCTTGCTGCGCCTCAGTCTGACCGGGATCGTCGAAACCCCCATCGAGACCGAACGTCTGCTCGAACGGTGCCGCGACGGCTTTTTTCATCTTGAGATCCGCGACCGGACCCGGATGTTCGACAGCCGGTTTGTCCAGCAGATCGAGGAAGAAGAGACGGTGAGGGGGGTCTTCGTGCGCAAGGTCCGGGAATTTATGGAACAGATTCCATCCAACGAGAGGGAAGAGGTCGAGGCCGCTTTTCGTGAGGTTCTGGTCCGCTTTCAGTCGTTTGGTGGGAGGCAGGCATGA
- a CDS encoding TlyA family RNA methyltransferase encodes MRRERLDKLLVERGLVQSRERARAIILAGKVVVEDHAVDKAGTRFPVDARLRLKGEDLPYVSRGGLKLEKGLEAFGVKVSGRAALDVGASTGGFTDCLLQRGAARVYAVDVGYGQLAWKLRNDPRVVNLERTNIRDLDAGRLDQSPDLAVIDASFISLEKVLPNTLSLLADGAEVVALVKPQFEVGKGKVGKGGVVRDEEQHREVLEKVREAACALGCEVLGTTDSPILGPKGNREFLVHLRKGTAGEGGELPAGEPASGSRS; translated from the coding sequence TTGAGAAGAGAACGGCTCGACAAACTGTTGGTGGAACGGGGTCTTGTCCAATCCCGGGAGCGGGCCCGCGCCATCATCCTTGCGGGCAAGGTCGTCGTTGAAGACCATGCCGTCGACAAGGCCGGCACCAGGTTTCCAGTCGATGCCCGCCTGCGCCTGAAGGGGGAAGACCTCCCCTACGTTTCCCGGGGAGGCCTGAAGCTCGAGAAGGGCCTGGAGGCCTTCGGGGTGAAGGTTTCGGGGAGGGCGGCCCTCGATGTCGGAGCCTCCACGGGCGGTTTTACCGACTGCCTGCTTCAGCGCGGCGCGGCCCGGGTCTACGCGGTCGACGTCGGCTACGGACAATTGGCCTGGAAGCTGCGCAACGACCCGCGGGTGGTCAACCTGGAGCGGACCAACATCCGCGACCTGGACGCAGGTCGACTCGATCAAAGTCCAGACCTGGCGGTGATCGACGCCTCCTTCATCTCCCTCGAAAAGGTTCTCCCCAACACCCTCTCCCTGCTCGCCGATGGCGCAGAGGTCGTCGCCCTGGTCAAGCCCCAGTTTGAGGTCGGCAAGGGAAAGGTCGGCAAGGGGGGTGTGGTGCGGGACGAGGAGCAGCACCGGGAGGTGTTGGAGAAGGTTCGGGAGGCCGCTTGCGCCCTCGGCTGCGAGGTGCTGGGGACGACCGACAGTCCGATCCTCGGGCCCAAGGGGAACCGCGAGTTCCTGGTCCACCTGCGCAAGGGGACCGCCGGGGAAGGGGGAGAATTGCCCGCCGGGGAACCCGCCTCCGGGTCCCGTTCATGA
- a CDS encoding protein-L-isoaspartate(D-aspartate) O-methyltransferase, producing the protein MARPPATGRPEAALPPRLWSCIVLALLTGLVLPPPCPDAAATPGPDKFQRSRARMAERQIRDRGITDPATLRAMAEVPRHLFVPPKLAARAYEDLPLPIGFGQTISQPFIVAFMTEQVRPRPGVRILEIGTGSGYQAAVLAAAGAEVFSLEIIPELAQSAASRLKNLGYTGIRLREGDGYHGWAQEAPFDAIVVTAAAEFVPPPLLEQLADGGRMVIPVGSPFFVQRLLLVEKEGGKTSTRVLLPVRFVPLRRPR; encoded by the coding sequence ATGGCAAGGCCCCCCGCGACAGGACGGCCGGAGGCGGCCCTGCCGCCAAGGCTTTGGAGTTGCATCGTCCTCGCACTCCTGACCGGGTTGGTGCTCCCTCCGCCCTGCCCCGATGCCGCCGCAACGCCTGGACCGGACAAGTTCCAGCGTTCCCGGGCGCGCATGGCGGAGCGACAGATCCGTGACAGGGGCATCACGGACCCGGCCACCCTGCGGGCCATGGCCGAGGTCCCCCGCCATCTCTTCGTTCCCCCGAAACTTGCGGCCAGGGCCTACGAAGACCTCCCCCTGCCCATCGGCTTCGGCCAGACCATCTCCCAGCCCTTCATCGTCGCATTCATGACCGAGCAGGTCCGCCCCCGTCCCGGAGTGCGCATCCTGGAAATCGGCACCGGTTCGGGGTACCAGGCGGCGGTACTGGCCGCGGCGGGCGCCGAAGTCTTTTCCCTGGAAATCATCCCCGAACTGGCGCAGAGCGCAGCGAGCCGACTGAAAAACCTAGGTTACACAGGGATCCGGCTGCGCGAGGGGGACGGCTACCACGGCTGGGCGCAGGAGGCCCCCTTCGACGCCATCGTGGTCACAGCGGCAGCGGAATTCGTCCCTCCGCCCCTTCTGGAGCAACTCGCCGATGGCGGTCGGATGGTCATCCCCGTCGGCTCCCCATTCTTCGTGCAACGGCTCCTGCTGGTGGAGAAGGAAGGAGGGAAGACGAGCACCCGGGTCCTGCTGCCGGTTCGCTTCGTCCCCCTGCGGAGGCCCCGGTGA